Proteins from a single region of Apium graveolens cultivar Ventura chromosome 7, ASM990537v1, whole genome shotgun sequence:
- the LOC141673792 gene encoding sucrose transport protein-like encodes MEQIDKPSSSYDEPAPMWKLVLVSAIAAGVQFGWALQLSLLTPYVQLLKIPHTWSAYIWLCVPVSGMLVQPIIGYYSDRCIASFGRRCPFILAGACCVAISVVLIGFAADIGYVAGDDLTSKLKPRAITVFVVRFWVLDVANNMLQGPWPAFLADLSAGDTNLMSRSNTVFSFFMAVGNILGYAAGSYQKLYKILPFSKTKACDVYCANLKTCFIIGIILLMTITLVAISLVEEKRMTPEEIEDDGSSGSVPFFGQIFGAFMGLSHPMVLLLVVTCLNWIAWFPFLLFDIDWMGKEVYGGVPNKGKAYDAGVHAGSLGLMLNSIVLGLTSLVVELCIRRVGAVKLLWGFINFILAIGFGMILIVSKVAASQRPFGPDRDALTPSPEVRAGALAIFAVLGIPLAVTYNIPFALASIFSAGSKAGQEPKKLVPFILYNCMILNLDLYLAIEPGSEKAPTGWDYSSSSRLQDGISVLNFIARAKSCSRNP; translated from the exons ATGGAACAAATTGATAAACCTTCCTCCAGCTATGATGAACCAGCGCCAATGTGGAAGCTGGTTCTTGTTTCAGCCATTGCTGCTGGTGTTCAATTTGGCTGGGCTCTGCAGCTCTCTCTACTCACACCCTACGTTCAGCTTCTCAAAATTCCCCACACTTGGTCTGCATATATTTGGCTATGTGTCCCTGTCTCTGGCATGTTAGTCCAGCCAATTATTGGTTACTACTCTGACCGTTGCATTGCTTCCTTTGGCCGTCGTTGTCCATTTATTCTAGCTGGTGCGTGTTGTGTTGCCATTTCTGTTGTATTGATTGGTTTTGCAGCCGATATTGGATATGTAGCTGGTGATGACCTGACAAGTAAGTTAAAGCCACGTGCCATTACAGTGTTTGTCGTCAGGTTTTGGGTACTGGATGTTGCTAACAACATGTTGCAGGGTCCATGGCCGGCCTTTCTTGCTGACTTAAGTGCCGGAGATACAAATCTCATGAGCAGGTCCAACACAGTCTTTTCATTTTTTATGGCTGTTGGTAATATCCTCGGGTATGCTGCTGGTTCCTATCAGAAGCTATACAAGATTCTCCCCTTTTCAAAAACTAAGGCGTGTGATGTATATTGTGCAAACCTCAAGACTTGTTTTATCATTGGTATAATATTACTCATGACCATTACCCTGGTAGCAATTTCTTTAGTAGAGGAGAAAAGAATGACACCTGAAGAAATTGAAGATGATGGTTCAAGTGGTAGTGTTCCATTTTTTGGTCAAATATTTGGTGCATTTATGGGATTGTCACATCCAATGGTGTTGTTACTAGTTGTGACATGTTTGAATTGGATTGCGTGGTTTCCATTTTTGTTGTTCGATATAGACTGGATGGGTAAAGAAGTGTATGGTGGAGTTCCAAATAAAGGCAAGGCCTATGATGCCGGAGTGCATGCAGGTTCATTGGGATTGATGCTTAACTCAATAGTCTTGGGACTTACATCTTTGGTCGTCGAGCTCTGCATACGTCGTGTTGGTGCTGTGAAATTGTTGTGGGGGTTCATCAACTTCATATTGGCGATAGGATTTGGTATGATACTAATTGTGAGCAAAGTTGCTGCTTCCCAACGCCCGTTTGGTCCTGATAGGGATGCTCTAACACCTTCTCCTGAAGTTAGGGCTGGTGCTCTTGCTATTTTTGCAGTACTGGGAATTCCTCTTGCG GTAACCTATAACATTCCATTTGCTTTGGCATCCATATTTTCAGCTGGTTCTAAAGCAGGGCAAG AACCTAAAAAACTTGTACCTTTTATTCTTTACAATTGCATGATACTAAATCTCGACCT GTATTTGGCCATTGAACCTGGTTCGGAAAAAGCTCCAACTGGTTGGGATTACAGCTCTTCTTCTCGCCTGCAA GATGGAATCAGTGTTTTGAATTTTATTGCTCGAGCAAAGTCTTGCTCAAGAAACCCGTAA